From Rhizorhabdus wittichii RW1, a single genomic window includes:
- a CDS encoding hypothetical protein (KEGG: maq:Maqu_2299 hypothetical protein), which translates to MGLKDRDYMRERYRARAKGTRWNDRAGRVEGAWFDPVNRGFDYQRGRLRGSRGNAGGMLRWMSLALSLFLIAIPVWHSLKREGWLADSEPGLPFPETGSVTVNPALDPAGATSRMAVTTSDANAVVQLFDPQSGRHVISVYVRKNDRAIIAVPPGTYRMKVAEGQRWHGPVDFFGSSTTYDAVVPLMVFTRQRGNGIDLHRRPNGTLPTRPNWRGPAPL; encoded by the coding sequence ATGGGGCTCAAAGATCGCGACTATATGCGCGAGCGCTATCGCGCGCGCGCGAAGGGAACCCGATGGAACGATCGGGCCGGGCGCGTCGAGGGCGCCTGGTTCGATCCCGTCAACCGCGGTTTCGATTATCAGCGCGGCCGGTTGAGGGGATCGCGCGGTAATGCCGGCGGGATGCTGCGCTGGATGTCGCTCGCGTTGAGCCTGTTTCTCATCGCTATCCCGGTGTGGCATTCGCTGAAGCGGGAAGGCTGGCTGGCGGATAGTGAACCCGGATTACCCTTCCCCGAAACGGGCAGCGTGACGGTCAACCCCGCATTGGATCCGGCCGGGGCGACATCGCGGATGGCAGTCACGACCTCCGATGCGAACGCCGTCGTTCAGCTCTTCGACCCTCAAAGCGGGCGGCATGTGATCTCGGTCTATGTCCGCAAGAACGATCGGGCGATAATCGCGGTTCCACCTGGAACCTATCGGATGAAAGTGGCGGAAGGGCAGCGTTGGCACGGCCCGGTGGACTTTTTCGGTTCGTCAACGACCTATGACGCCGTCGTGCCGCTGATGGTGTTCACCAGACAACGGGGCAATGGCATCGACCTGCACAGGCGTCCGAACGGCACATTGCCGACACGGCCCAACTGGCGCGGTCCAGCGCCCCTGTAA
- a CDS encoding hypothetical protein (KEGG: rme:Rmet_1745 hypothetical protein) → MSTFEFLASLLLVGVIVALGWSKMSRGFTPQKPLDPVARPFMTQREQAMLAALEHILPMYRLHAQVSMGALLKVPSVPGRRPTPADWNRFQRKIIDFVVEDPTTGRVVALIEIDDRSHDPGKDRERDAMTARAGYHTLRIPAGASPTVQTVLGFVGDLRDGAASAAYQG, encoded by the coding sequence ATGAGCACATTTGAATTTCTCGCCTCGCTTCTGCTGGTGGGCGTCATCGTCGCGCTTGGCTGGTCGAAAATGTCCCGAGGCTTCACTCCACAGAAACCGCTCGACCCAGTGGCGCGGCCATTCATGACGCAGCGCGAGCAAGCCATGCTGGCCGCGCTCGAGCACATCCTGCCCATGTACCGCCTCCATGCCCAGGTCTCGATGGGAGCCCTCCTCAAGGTTCCATCGGTGCCGGGCCGGCGGCCGACCCCAGCGGACTGGAATCGCTTCCAGCGAAAGATCATCGACTTTGTGGTCGAGGATCCCACGACGGGAAGGGTGGTCGCCTTGATCGAGATCGACGATCGTTCGCACGATCCCGGCAAGGATCGGGAGCGTGACGCGATGACCGCCCGGGCCGGCTATCACACATTGCGGATCCCCGCTGGTGCAAGCCCCACGGTACAGACGGTGCTCGGTTTCGTGGGTGACCTTCGCGACGGTGCGGCGAGCGCCGCATATCAGGGATAA
- a CDS encoding Transketolase, central region (PFAM: biotin/lipoyl attachment domain-containing protein; Transketolase, central region; Transketolase domain protein~KEGG: nar:Saro_1909 transketolase, central region): MAIELKMPALSPTMEEGTLAKWLVKEGDAVKSGDILAEIETDKATMEFEAVDEGIIAKIVIPEGTDGVKVGAVIALIAGEGESAVTVQAAAPAPKVEAPAPKAAEPAPQPVAAPAPRAAVADPDIPAGTEIVKTTVREALRDAMAEEMRADDRVFVMGEEVAQYQGAYKVTQGLLEEFGDRRVIDTPITEYGFAGIGTGAAMGGLKPIVEFMTFNFAMQAIDHIINSAAKTNYMSGGQMRCPVVFRGPNGAASRVGAQHSQNYGPWYAAVPGLIVIAPYSAADAKGLLKAAIRSPDPVVFLENELLYGQSFDVPKLDDHVLPIGKARIARAGRDVTLVSYSIGVGVALEAADKLADEGVDAEVIDLRTLRPLDKETVLKSLAKTNRMVVVEEGWPVCSISSEIIAIAMQEGFDDLDAPVLRVTNKDVPLPYAANLEKAALIKADDVVAAVKRVRYR, translated from the coding sequence ATGGCGATTGAACTGAAGATGCCGGCGCTTTCTCCCACCATGGAGGAGGGTACGCTCGCAAAGTGGCTCGTCAAGGAAGGCGATGCGGTGAAATCCGGCGACATCCTCGCGGAGATCGAGACCGACAAGGCGACGATGGAATTCGAGGCAGTGGACGAGGGCATCATCGCCAAGATCGTCATTCCTGAAGGCACCGACGGCGTGAAAGTGGGCGCGGTGATCGCGCTGATCGCTGGCGAGGGTGAAAGCGCCGTGACGGTCCAAGCCGCCGCCCCCGCTCCCAAGGTCGAGGCACCCGCGCCCAAGGCGGCGGAGCCGGCCCCGCAGCCGGTTGCGGCGCCTGCGCCCCGCGCGGCGGTTGCCGATCCCGATATTCCCGCCGGCACCGAGATCGTGAAGACCACGGTGCGCGAGGCGTTGCGCGACGCCATGGCCGAGGAGATGCGCGCCGACGACCGCGTCTTCGTGATGGGCGAGGAAGTGGCGCAATATCAGGGCGCCTACAAGGTGACGCAGGGCCTGCTGGAAGAGTTCGGCGATCGCCGCGTCATCGACACCCCGATCACCGAGTATGGTTTTGCCGGCATAGGCACAGGCGCGGCGATGGGCGGCTTGAAGCCGATCGTCGAGTTTATGACCTTCAACTTCGCCATGCAGGCGATCGACCACATCATCAACTCGGCGGCCAAGACCAACTATATGTCCGGCGGCCAGATGCGCTGCCCGGTGGTGTTCCGCGGCCCCAACGGCGCCGCCAGCCGCGTCGGCGCCCAGCACAGCCAGAATTACGGGCCCTGGTATGCTGCCGTTCCTGGCCTGATCGTGATCGCGCCTTACTCGGCCGCCGACGCCAAGGGGCTGCTGAAGGCCGCGATCCGCTCGCCCGATCCGGTCGTGTTCCTGGAAAACGAGTTGCTCTACGGCCAGAGCTTCGACGTGCCGAAGCTGGACGATCATGTCCTGCCGATTGGCAAGGCCCGCATCGCCCGCGCGGGGCGTGACGTGACCCTGGTGAGCTACTCCATTGGTGTCGGTGTCGCGCTGGAAGCCGCCGACAAGCTGGCAGATGAAGGTGTTGACGCGGAGGTGATCGACCTGCGCACGCTCCGCCCGCTCGATAAGGAAACCGTGCTGAAGTCGCTCGCCAAGACCAACAGGATGGTGGTGGTGGAGGAAGGCTGGCCGGTCTGCTCCATCTCCTCGGAGATCATCGCCATCGCCATGCAGGAAGGCTTCGACGACCTCGACGCCCCGGTGCTCCGCGTCACCAACAAGGACGTGCCGCTGCCGTATGCCGCGAATCTGGAAAAGGCCGCGCTCATCAAGGCGGATGACGTGGTCGCGGCGGTCAAGCGCGTCCGTTATCGCTGA
- a CDS encoding transcriptional regulator, LysR family (PFAM: regulatory protein, LysR; LysR, substrate-binding~KEGG: nar:Saro_0569 transcriptional regulator, LysR family), with translation MVMNRIALYHLETLLWINRLGSFSAAANRLNTTQPGISARIRELENHLGIPLFARQGRNMILSVQGRELVRRCEQVWPSLQQALLNPVDLSSVAGIVRIGSGEIAAASCLSAFVNAIRQEMPGLSLEIEIDLTSKLIDGLLSGAADLVFAIGPVEMPGIKTRRIGEVELIWLASPSLANMLEQRLVPPKDLLFWSLARSSPMHAIMHDALGGLGYHDGKINTCNDLHSLIDIIVSSGGVSLFPLNMVGEKISSGEIVRVFDQSPPPILLQAAIRSAEKDPIILHIFEIAHALKTEEVSAPAAR, from the coding sequence ATGGTGATGAATCGGATCGCGCTCTACCATCTGGAAACCCTGCTTTGGATCAACCGCCTTGGCTCGTTCAGCGCGGCAGCGAATCGCCTCAACACCACGCAACCGGGCATTTCCGCGCGAATACGCGAACTTGAGAATCACCTGGGAATTCCGTTGTTCGCGCGACAAGGGCGTAACATGATCCTGTCTGTCCAGGGCCGTGAACTGGTGCGCCGATGCGAGCAGGTGTGGCCGTCGCTTCAACAGGCCCTGCTCAATCCGGTGGACCTCAGCAGCGTGGCCGGCATCGTCCGTATCGGATCGGGTGAAATTGCGGCCGCCAGTTGCCTGTCCGCTTTCGTGAATGCGATCCGTCAGGAGATGCCAGGGCTTTCACTGGAGATCGAAATCGACCTGACATCGAAACTGATCGATGGACTTCTAAGTGGCGCGGCCGATCTGGTTTTCGCGATCGGTCCCGTTGAAATGCCCGGCATCAAGACGCGGCGGATCGGCGAGGTCGAGTTGATATGGCTCGCGTCTCCCAGCCTCGCGAACATGCTGGAGCAGCGACTCGTGCCCCCAAAAGACCTGCTGTTCTGGTCATTGGCACGAAGCTCCCCCATGCATGCGATCATGCATGATGCCTTGGGTGGACTGGGATATCATGACGGGAAGATAAACACCTGCAACGACCTGCATTCTCTGATCGATATCATCGTGTCCAGCGGCGGCGTAAGCTTGTTTCCTCTCAACATGGTGGGAGAGAAGATATCTAGTGGCGAGATCGTTCGCGTTTTCGATCAGTCACCGCCTCCTATTCTGTTGCAGGCAGCGATCCGATCTGCTGAGAAGGACCCGATCATTCTTCATATCTTCGAAATTGCCCATGCGCTGAAAACCGAAGAGGTATCGGCGCCCGCCGCTCGATAG
- a CDS encoding Pyruvate dehydrogenase (acetyl-transferring) (PFAM: dehydrogenase, E1 component~KEGG: sal:Sala_0525 pyruvate dehydrogenase (lipoamide)): MAKEQHVKAESRAGPARRASVSSGSASNRERPAEPVRYQATNAEMLELYRQMLLIRRFEEKAGQLYGFGMIGGFCHLYIGQEAVAVGLQSAMRVGKDSVITGYRDHGHMLAYGIDPKVIMAELTGRAAGISRGKGGSMHMFSVDHGFYGGHGIVGAQVGLGTGLAFKHKYADDGGVCLTYFGDGAANQGQVYESFNMAELWKLPVIFVIENNQYAMGTSVNRASAEDQLYRRGESFRIPGIQVDGMDVLAVRGAAEEARQWVLSGKGPILLELKTYRYRGHSMSDPAKYRSREEVQAVRDKSDAIEHLKQELEAAGVTEDELKALEKEIRQIVQEAADFAEQAPEPELAELYTDVLVGQY; the protein is encoded by the coding sequence GTGGCCAAAGAGCAGCATGTGAAGGCAGAGAGCCGAGCCGGGCCGGCAAGGCGGGCTTCGGTTTCATCTGGATCCGCCTCCAATCGCGAACGTCCGGCCGAGCCCGTCCGCTATCAGGCGACCAATGCGGAGATGCTGGAACTCTACCGCCAGATGCTGCTGATCCGCCGTTTCGAGGAAAAGGCCGGCCAGCTTTACGGCTTCGGCATGATCGGCGGCTTCTGCCATCTTTATATCGGGCAGGAGGCCGTCGCCGTCGGCCTGCAATCGGCTATGAGGGTGGGCAAGGACAGCGTCATCACCGGCTATCGCGACCACGGCCACATGCTGGCCTACGGGATCGATCCCAAGGTCATCATGGCAGAGCTGACCGGCCGCGCTGCGGGCATTTCACGCGGCAAGGGCGGGTCGATGCACATGTTCTCGGTCGATCATGGCTTCTATGGCGGCCACGGCATCGTCGGCGCGCAGGTGGGGCTGGGCACGGGCCTAGCCTTCAAGCATAAATATGCGGATGATGGCGGCGTCTGCCTCACCTATTTCGGCGACGGCGCGGCCAATCAGGGACAGGTCTACGAAAGCTTCAACATGGCGGAGCTGTGGAAGCTGCCGGTGATTTTCGTGATCGAGAACAACCAGTACGCCATGGGAACCAGCGTCAACCGCGCGTCGGCCGAGGACCAACTCTATCGGCGCGGCGAGAGCTTCCGCATCCCCGGCATCCAGGTGGACGGCATGGACGTGCTCGCTGTCCGTGGCGCTGCTGAGGAAGCCCGGCAGTGGGTGCTGTCCGGCAAGGGGCCGATCCTCCTGGAATTGAAGACCTACCGCTATCGGGGCCATTCCATGTCCGATCCGGCCAAGTACCGCTCGCGCGAGGAAGTGCAGGCGGTCCGCGACAAGTCCGATGCCATCGAGCATCTCAAGCAGGAGTTGGAGGCGGCCGGCGTCACCGAGGATGAGTTGAAGGCGCTGGAGAAGGAGATCCGCCAGATCGTTCAGGAAGCCGCCGACTTCGCCGAGCAGGCCCCGGAGCCCGAGCTTGCCGAACTCTATACCGATGTGCTGGTGGGGCAATATTGA